ACATTTTTTTCCACCTCATCAATATACGGCGTTTTAAAGCGCTTACGAAACCAACTCATGGCAGAAATGGTTAAAAGGACAATAAAATAGAGCGCCATGATAAGATTATCCGCCACAATCGTTGATGCGACCATATCTTTTGTCGGTTCAAGCTTTGCAGTCATTGCCGCAAAGTTTACGCCTCCCCCAATATAAGATGCACCAATCATCCCACTAATTTTATCAAGCTCTGGGATGACATTTTTGAAGGTAAAAAAGGCAATAAAGGCCCCTAACATTGTCCCGATAGAGCTTAATAAAAAGATAAAGAGTAATCGGCGACTCTCTGTAAAAATACTTTTTACATTCACTTGGAATAAAAGGAGAGGGATAGCGATAGGAACAACATAAGCCCAAACCATATCGTAAACAGCGGCATCTGTGGGAATAATTTTAAAACTAGAAAAACTAATAGCAATAATCAGCGCAATCACAGCTCCAGGAACTTTTGCAGACCACTTATAGCGCTGCTCAATAATAATTGATGCTGATGCTGCTACAAATAAAAATGCCAATAGCAGCCATGTTTGATCGGCAGATATTAATGTATTCATCTCCCTCTTCTCCTTTTTATAAATTGTTATAAATTGTTATTCATCCTGAACTGTCTCAATGATTAAGGTTCACGATGACTTTTTTACATCCTTAATATCCGTAATACCATAAAATGCCTTATTTTCGGTGTAATACCCCCAAAGCTGATTGCCAAAATCAAAATGCCACCATTCAGAAGGCAGATTACTAAAACCAACAGACCTCATCCCATGAATGAGAAGGCGGCGATTATCACGAATCTGTCTTGTCTCTAAATCATCACTCTCTTCAAAGTAATGACTCCAAGAAGCTTCATCCATCGCATCAAAACTTGTTCCCATATCTAGTTCTTGATTAGACGCCACATCAAATAGCGTTAAATCGATAGATCCCCCCGTTAAATGTGGGCTAGGCGCCATTGGATCTTGGCTTGGTTTTGCCACAAACTGATTTAGAATCTCATCAATCTGCGCATCATTAAAATTGGGATATTCAACGACTAAGTTGTCTCTAAAATCGTGTCGTAATGCTGCTTGAACCGCGATGGGTCTCCAAGCATCTAAGACTAAAATCCCGAGGTTTTCAGGTAACTTTTCCAATAGTTGATAGAGTTTTTCTAAGATGGATTCTCGGGTATAAACAGGCAATAGTGCCCCTGCAATATGGTCATGATAATAAGCAGAATAAACACTTAAACGAGCACTTGGCTTAATCTCCACTAAAGCTTCATGGCTTAATACATTCTTTGTATCAATTAAAACTTCCCGTACTTTTTCCCACATCAAATCGCTATTTTTGACTGGCTTTTGAAGCCACTCCTGCGCACTCATACGCTTCCCCTGTGATTTTTTATTATTAATGATCCCCAACATTGTGGTGATTTGTGACTAAAGTTTAAAACGATTTACAAAAACTAGCAATGCTTACATGACAAACTCTTTTCATGCGCGAACCGCTCTCCACTTTTACTAAGCACTCACCTACAAAAAAGCCCCTAAACTTCATGTTTAGAGGCTTTTCATTTACTTTATCATCATTATATACTGCTGAATGGAGTCAATATTACATAGGGATGTAATGCTCCTACCTTACCCTCAATGCCTTTAGTGTGTGTCTTTACAAGGCTTAAACACGAGCATAAGGCTCTAAACCTAATACCATACGACCATTTTTTGTGGCGATATTAATGGCTTCTTCAAGGTTTGTATAGCGGCAACCTGTAATAAGAAGTTTTAACTCCTCCCACATATCCCCATCACTAAATGGGAGCATGTAATCTGCGATATTATCCGTTCCTACAGCGACAGGAACTCCTGCTTTTGCAAGTTCATCGGCAGGTGTGATCGCATTACGTGTTGGCCCTTGCTCTTCACGACGAGGGCTATCAATCCATGCAAATGGACAAGCAATCACCATCATTTGTGCTTTGAGCATTTTCTCATAAAGCATTTGACGATAGGCTTCATCATGCGCCGTAATAGAGATACTATGGATCGCCACAACTCTTCCTTCCATACCATGCTCGATTGTTTTATCAGCAACTAACTCTGTCTCTTTCTCTTCTTTAGAGTTAAATTGGTCAACGTGAACATGAACCATTTTTCCTTGCGATTTAGCCGTTTGTAATAAGACATCCATATGAACGGCATCCATTCCTTCTCCATGATCACGTAAATCACGGCGAGGAAGACCGCCGATAATATCAACCTTATCAGCACCTTTATCAAACCAGTAACGCGCTTCTTTATCGATCACCCCTTTTAAGGTTTGATTCACAAGTTTAATGGTAATATCTTTCTCGTAATTAAGACGCGCACGAAGTGCTGCATTAATTGCACGCTCTTCAGCAATTGGGTCAACGTCAATAAAGCTACCCACAGCGGTAACACCTTGCTCGATCATACGCTCAATCCCCATAGAGAAATGGCGATAATAATCTTCCTCTGTCATATTTGCTTTAATACGATCAAGCGTGTCCCATTTTTCAATTAATGTTTGTGTTTGATAAACCTCAAAGCCCGCATAGTCAATAGTAAAAGCACGGTCACCATGCATATGCGCATTGACCCAACCACCATTTTTTTTAATATTATTTAATAAATAAGCTTTTAAACTTCTAGTGTCCGTGTAAATACGATGTTCTTTAGCGATTAATGTGCTCATAGTTTTTCCTTTTTTTTAAATTTATTAAACAGCGGCAAGGTTGATTGCTTTTTTTACGCAAAAAAAAATAGGCAAAAAAAAACCTCCATTACAAATGGAGGTCTCTTTTCGTAAATTTTTTAATAGTAATAGAATCAAAAGAAATAGCGAAACGTCGTTGCATAGTGACGTTTTTTTTCATTCGTGATGTGCCATGATGCTGGGTCATCGTCTATTTCCTTTTATCAGATTCCAAACAAACGAGTACATTCTAGGCGCTAAAAAAAAATTTGCAATCTTTTCTTGAAATTTCTTAATTTTATCGTTTTTTATCACAATAAAGCTCAGCCTTTTTAAAAGAGATAAAGCCAGATAACCGGATACTTTTATCTTATTTTAACGACGTGTATTAGGCTGATTACCCCAATTTAATTTCTCTCTTAAAATAGAGAAATAGTGATAATCTTCTGAGTGAACTAAGGTTAATAAATGCTCAGAAGGCTCAATCGTTAATCGCTCTTCATTAGCTAACGTAAATAACTCTTGTCCATCACAGGTAACATTCACCGGTGTTTTCTCACGATCACTTGTCACCACTTCAACCTTACAATTAGCAGGAATCACTAAAGGGCGATGGCTAAAAGTATGAGGACAAATAGGAGAGATCACTATCGCAGGTAATGACGGATACATAATCGGCCCCCCCGTGGAGAGTGAATAAGCCGTTGAACCCGTTGGGGTTGCAAGAATAAGTCCATCAGCACGATAGGTTGAAAGATAATGGTCATTGACATAAACATCTATCTCAATCAGACGTGAAAGCTCTGTTTTATGAATCACCACATCGTTCATTGCAAATGAGCGAAACTCATTATCAATTTTTGCTTTTAATAAAAAACGCTCTTCCAGTTTTAATTGACCATCTAAAATTTCTGATAATCGTGTATGGAGCGCTCTTTGATCAATATCTGTTAAAAATCCTAATCTTCCTAAATTAACACCAAGCACCGGAATATTAAGTTGATGAACTTTACGAGCAATCCCTAAAAAAGTTCCATCTCCCCCAAAAGCGATAATTAAATCAGATGAAGCAATCTCCTTCATAATTGTTTCAGGATAAGTTAACGCTAAGCGATATTCTAAATTATCGACTTCAAAATAGGAGACACCGCGCTCATCCATAATATCTTTGGTACGCAAGACAGCTTCTTGAACCTCTTTCGATTCCTTATTACTGAGAATTAACGCGATTTTTTGAAATTTTTTCATTTTCTATGGTATTGTGACTTGTTTATAGTGGTTCATAGCATAGCACGTAACTTTTAGCTTAAAAGTTCTTATTTGCCATTTTATGATGCTATCTATAAAAAAACTGTCATTAGCCTAATATCTTCCTTTAAGATTTCACTCACTCTCTAACAAAATAGGAAATCCTCTTCCCTTACCTAATTATAGAGTAGGGTTTATCTCTCTTTTTAGAAAGTTAGCGAGAGCCTCCAGGAAGCGTATTGTTTTTAACCTAATCAATCAAGATATCTCCAGTTTATATTGAGAAGAAAATTGATTTAGATAAAAAATGACAGAAACGTACAAGCCATTCTCTCTTCACAGAGTAGAAGTTCCCTTAAACTACGCTAAATGAATATTGGAGGTATAATGCGTAAAGCCCTTTTTTTTCTACTTAGCATAAGCATGGTCCCAGGCCTTGCCTTTGCTGGAGGCGAGCTCTCATTTGATGGTCAAGACCTCTCTTTGCTTTGGTCTATTCCTTTCATCGGTATTATCCTATCGATTGCAATCTTTCCACTTATTGCCCCGACAACTTGGGAAAATCATTATGGGAAAATTGTAGCAGCTTGGACGGTACTATTCTTTGTCCCTCTCTTTTTTACTTATGATCTAAGTATCACCACCAATATCTTCGCGCATGCTTTAATCGAAGAATATATTCCCTTTATTTTACTTTTATTAGTTCTCTTTGCCGCATCAGGTGGGATTCATATTTCAGGTAACTTAGTTGCAAGCCCGAAATTTAACGTCTCTATCTTAGCAATTGGAACGATTTTAGCTTCAGTAATGGGAACAACTGGTGCTGCGATGCTCCTTATTCGCCCGATCTTATCGGCAAATAAAAATCGTAAACATCGTATGCATATTCCCATCTTCTTTATTTTCTTAGTGGCGAATATTGGGGGCGGTTTAACACCTTTAGGGGATCCACCACTTTTCCTTGGCTTCTTAAATGGCGTTGATTTCTTCTGGACTTTGCAACATATGTTCTTACCAGTTTTAATCTTCTCTATCATCTTGTTAGCAATTTTTTATGTGATTGATAGCTTCTATTTTAAGAAAGAAAATATCGCAAAATCAGATGAGAAAACAACTGTCGTCATCGTTGGAAAACAGAACTTCCTTATTATTCTTGGCGTTTTATTTGGCATTATTATGTCAGGAATCTGGATTCCGGGAATTACTTGGGATGTCTTTGGTGTTGAAGTTCATATTGAAAACGTCTTACGAGACCTCTTCTTTATCTTCTTAACATTTGTTTCCCTTAAGATCACATCGAAAAAAATCCGCACAGATAATAACTTCAATTGGCATCCTATTGTGGAAGTGGCAAAAATCTTTGCCGGTATTTTCTTAACAATTGTGCCAGTTATTACGATGTTAGAAGCTGGAAGAAATGGTGCATTTAGCAGTATCGTGGAAATTACCCACACAGATGCAGGTGAACCTATTAACGTGGTTTACTTCTGGGTCACAACTGTACTCTCTGCATTCTTAGATAATGCGCCAACATACCTAGTATTCTTTAAAATGGCCGGCGCTCAAGCCCCTGAAGGCATTGCTGCTGCTGATTACCTTATGAATGGTATTCCGGCAACCCTTCTAGCGATTTCGATGGGTACCGTATTTACAGGTCCATTAACTTATATCGGGAACGCACCGAACTTCATGGTGAAAGCAATGGCTGAACAAGAAGGCATTAAAATGCCCTCATTCTTTGGCTATATGTTCATTGCGATGATCGTGTTAATCCCCGTCTATATTCTTCTAAACATTATCTTCTTGTAAGATTTTGTAAGAAGAGCCTATGGACAAAAGAAAGCGCTAGATTTTCTAGCGCTTTCTTGTAATATTTATAAGCTGATCCCATTACGATGGTGATCATTATAATCGGACTTATAATTCATAAGGCAGGATAAATTAAATGACTCTGTTAGTACAAAAATATGGCGGTAGTTCTGTTGCAAATATTGAACGTATTCAGAATGTGGCACGTCGTATTCAAAAATATCACGAAAAAGGAAATAAAATGGTGGTGGTTCTCTCTGCAATGTCAGGAGAAACCGATCGCCTCATACAGCTTGCACATGGATTGACCAAACGCCCTAACCCAAGAGAAATGGATGCTTTAGTATCAACTGGCGAGCAGGTCAGTATATCTCTTTTATGTATTGCACTCGAAGCAATGGGCATTAAAGCAAAATCATATAATGGTGACCAAGCTCGAATCTTAACAGACCAAGTTCATACCAAAGCCCGAATTAAAAACATTGATACCTCTGCAATGGAAGCTGATTTAAACAATGGTTATGTTGTTGTCGTCGCAGGATTCCAAGGTGTTACAGAAGATGGATCTGTCACAACGCTTGGTAGAGGTGGATCAGATACAACAGCCGTTGCACTTGCCGCTCGTTTAAAAGCCGCAGAATGCCAAATCTTTACAGATGTCGATGGCGTTTATACAACGGACCCAAGAATTGAGCCTAAAGCTCGCAAACTTGATAAAATTGCTTTTGAAGAGATGCTTGAACTTTCAAGCTTAGGTTCAAAAGTATTACAAATTCGCTCAGTAGAGCTTGCCGCAAAGAACAAAGTACCGCTTCGTGTTCTCTCTTCATTAATTGAAGAAGGCGAAGGAACCCTTATTACTACAGAAAAGGATATTGACATGGAAGCAGCCATTATCTCAGGTGTTGCAACAAGTAAAAATGAAGCAAAAATTACCGTGCTTGGTGTTCCCGATCAGCCTGGTATTGCCTTTAATATTCTTGAACAAATTAGTGATGCCAATATTGAAGTAGATATGATTGTCCAAAACATTTCACAAGATGGGACAACTGATTTTACCTTCACAACTAATGAAACTGATTTTGACCGCGCGTTAGAAATTACAGAAACAACGGCAAAAGAGATGGGTGCTCGCAAAGTTCTTGGTGATAAAGATATTGTAAAAGTCTCCTTAGTTGGCCTTGGTATGCGCTCACATGCTGGTGTTGCAAGTCTTATGTTTAAAGCACTCGCAAATGAAAAGATTAATATCAAAATGATTTCAACTTCAGAAATTAAAGTTTCTGTTATCATCGACAGCAAATATCATGAACTTGCGGTTAGAACACTTCATGATGCATTTAAGCTTGATGAGTAATCATCGTTATATCTTTTTTTGACGTTTACGATTACCATTTAAGTCAATATTTATAAAAAAGGATTTCGCCGTTAACTTTCACTTAACGGCGCTATTTTATGAAAAAGATAAAGTTACTCTCGCCACTTCTTCTCATTACGCTCTTCTTTTTAAATCTCAGTTTTGCGGAGAAGAAGATGGAGGTAAAAATTGAAGGAATCTCCCATAAAAAAGCACTTGAAAATGCTCAAAATGCGGCAGAGATTTATGCACTTAATGGTAAAACAGCGCCCCCTGAGCTACGCATCCAATGGCTATATGAAGAAGGGGTTAAGCAAATTAGTAACTCACTTCAACCCTATGGCTTTTACCGCGCGAAGATCAAGGGTGATCTCATCTTCGGCCAAGAAACGATCTCTGTAACATACAGAGTCGACCCCGGTCCACAAATCCCCATTGGCCAGATTATTCTTGGCGTTACGGACCTTGAATCTGTTAAAGAGAGAAATACCAAAGAAGCTCCAGATGAGTACAAGGCTTTCACTAAAATCATCAATAGTAGTAAGCTAAAAGTCGGGGCACCACTGAATCATACGCAATATGAATCAACGAAAAGCAAGCTCTCACAAAAGGCTTCAGAACTGGGTTATTTTGATGCTTTTTATCCTTATCATGAGTTAGTCGTGAATCTCAATAAGTATGAAGCTGATATCGACTTACAGATGACTCTCGGTGATCGCTATCGTTTTGGTACTTCTACTTTTCATCAAGAATATTTTTCTGATGAGTTTCTCAATCGCTTTTTGCATAATATGCGTCTCAATAATGATTATAGCGATGAAAAACTAGTTCAACTTCAATCCACATTTAATGAAACAAACTATTTTGAGGATGTCGTGATTATGCCTCAAAAAAATATGGAAACGAAAGAAGTTCCTCTTGATATCTATCTTCGCCCAAGAAAACAGCGCACTTTAACATTTGGGGTTGGATACTCTTCTGACATCGGTCCTAAAGTGATGGGAGGACTTAACTGGCATTACTTTAATCCTTATGGTCACAAACTTTCTACAAGCTTCCTCTTTGGTCAGAAAAAACGCGATGCCACCATCAATTATCAAATCCCAGGCTCAGATCCAACCCAAGATGCGTACAACATCTTCTTTAATTATGATTTTGAAAATACCTCAACAAAAGATTACACCACCTATTTAGTCGGGGCATCTAAAGAGAGAACCCGAGATCAATACAAATATGGCTACTCCCTACACTACCAATATGATCGCTTTAGAGACGTTTATGGCAGTAAGCAAAATAGTAAATTATTAGTGCCGACATTTTATGGGGAGTGGAAATCTGCAAAAACAATTCCCTTTAATCAATTTGGCTTTAAAGTGGAAGGAAAAATTCGCGGTGCGATGAGCTCTGTTGGTTCAGATATCTCCTTTCTACAAGCAAGTATCGGCGCTCATACCTTTATTCCGCTTGGGGAGAATAATCGGCTCTTAATCAGAGGCATGATTGGCAATACCACCATTAAATCTGAAGATCTTAATAAACTTCCACCAAGCTTACGTTTCTATACAGGCGGCGATAATACGGTGCGTGGCTATAAATATGATGGCATTGGTGAAAGAGGCTATAACGGCGAAATCTATGGAGGAAAAAAGCTTGCTGTTGCCAGTATTGAATACGAACACAAAATATCCCCAAGCTTTGCAATCGCGACCTTTGTTGATGCTGGAGATGCGTATAATAGTAAAATCGATTTAAAATATGGCGCAGGAGCAGGAATTCGCTGGTACTCTCAAATAGGCGCCGTCAAACTCGATCTTGCACATGGCTTTGACAAAGATTTTGGCGATACCGTCCGCTTACATCTTAATATTGGCTTAGAGTTATAAATCTCTACAATAGACAATAACTTTACTACCCAAAAAATTCAGAAAAGCATTGCCTGATACAGACCCTCTTCAGACAATGCTTTTCTATTATGATCTTTATCAAAAGAGATCTAATAACATTATCACTCTGGAGTTTTATCGATGTTGCCAAATTGGTATTTTGAAATTTTTAATCGTTATAAAGAACAGCTACAGCGCAAAAATGCGCTCTACTTAGCGCTTAGCGCCGGAGTTGACTCTAATACCTTATTACATTGGTTATCGATATTTAAAGATGAACTCCCCCCGATCTACACCATTCATGTCAACCACAACTGGCATGGTGATTACTCTCATCTTTGGGCCAATTTTGCTAAAAAAAGAGCTGAATATTATGGCTTTACTCACTTTCACTATGAAGTCTATTTTAAAGATCATGATCCAAAAGGGTTAGAAGCTGCCGGCAGAGAGGCTCGCTACTTAAAGTTTGGAGAGACGATGCAAGAAAACTCCCTACTTTGTGTAGGACATCATCGCTCAGATCAAGCTGAAACACTAATGCAACGCTTACTTCGTAGCTCAGGTGTTCGGGGACTTGGCGCAATGCGAGATTTTAATAAAGTAGAATTTGGTCCTCATACAATTGAACTTTTTCGTCCTTTTCTCTCCATCTCTAAAAAATCACTTTACGAAACTGCCACAAAATTATCACTACCATGGTTAGAAGATTATACCAACCATGAAGCGGATGATATGGAGCGCAATATTATCCGTAACAACCTCTTTAAAACAATGGAAGATGAATTTCCAAAATATGAAGCAGCGTTTTATCAAGTCACACAATTCATGCAAGAAGCTGATGATTTACTGCAAGATATTGCCGCGGAAGATTTAACTAAAATTGGCGCTCAAAACCCTTTTTCCCCAAAAAACTCTACACTATTAATTAACCTTCCGGCATTACAAAAGCTCTCATATTTACGGCAGAAAAATGCTCTTCAAGCTTGGATTCGTCCCCATAATCTTATTTTTACCCAAAAACAGCTCTCAGAATTTTTCCGTGTTTTTGTAGAACAAGTGCCGACTCATCAAAGCTTTTTTAAATTAGAAAACTTTGGAATCTTCTATTTTCAAGATCATCTGTATCTACGCCCTTTAGTGGAAGATTCAATCACGCCAACATTACAATTTACCAAAGCAACTAATGCGCCCTCTCAAGCTTTCTGGGACCAAAAAAACTTAGCACTTATAAAGCGAGAAGGTGGCGAGCGCTTTCATCCTATTAATCGAGATAAAAGCCAATTATTACGAAAACTCTTACAAGAGCAGAATTTACCTCAGTGGGAACGTGATAACTGCTGGCTCTTAATAGATTTAGATACTAAAGAGATTCTTTGGATTAATCATCTTGGCTTTTCTAAATTACTAATGCCTTATATAAAAGAAGAAGGAGTCACTCCTTCTCTTGCACTTTTCATAACCGATGTGCCGGCAATCTAATGGAGTCATTTTAAACCGATTTTGCCATAAAATAAAAAAGCGACCTTCAAAGATCGCTTTTTTTATGCCTATTAACGCCGCACTCTACACAAACCTACTCTAATAATGCGGGTGGTAAAATCCAATAATTATTTTGATTATGCGCCTTCATATACGCTTTAAATTCAGGAGAGTTATAAGCTTTGATAATCGCTTTGGCCCAATCACTCTCTTGGTCTTTTCCTTTTATGACGACTTGCAAGTAAAGATCATCTAACAATGATTCTTGCGCTAATACATTACTAGGATCAAGTTTCCCTAACCAGACAATACTCCCCGGAATTACCGCAAAATCAGCATCATCTAAAATTCTAGGAATTAAACTTGAATCCACCTCTTTAATATTTAACTGATAAGGATTACCGGCAATATCATTTTTTGAAGCTTGCATTAGATTGATCCCAGGTTTTAACGAGATCCAACCAACCTTTGCTAATAATCCATAAGCTCTTGCTGCATTAGAGGCATCTTGTGGGATTAAAATCGTCATATTTTCGGCAACATCTGTTAAAGATTGATGCCTATTTGAAAAGATTCCCGCCGGTACTGTTGGAATCTTTTGAATGGCAACAAGATCTGTTCCACGCTGCTCATTAAATACTTTCATAAATCCAGCGTGCTGGGAAACAACAGCATCCACCGAATTTTCTGTCATCGCAATATTCGCCTCTAACAAGGCAGAAAAATTGATATGCTTAATCGTATATCCCTCTTTCTCTAAAATCGGCACAATCGCGGCATCAAATAGCTCATCATAAGGTCCAGGTGAAACCCCCATCGTAATAACCTTACTATCTTGCTCTTTAGAGCAGCCCACCAATAATGATAACCCCGTTATCATCACCGCTAACATCAATCCCCATCGCTTCATACTTACCTCTTATTTTAGTGATTCATTAAGCAACCCAACAAAAACATACTAAACATATATATAATAAACACAATATAAATAAGAGTATAACGCAAACTATTGCACAAATACAAACTCGCATTATAAAAAGAATTCATCAATGGCGAATAAAACAAAATAACATTAAAAATCAATAAGAAAAGAACCATTTACCCAGTAACTATTGACAAGTACGCTATGATATTAAGATAGGGATATACTCCTTTAATACTTCATTTAAAGAGCCCCATTCCGAATACCGATCCATAGATCAAACCACCCACGAGGAAATTCATGAAACGTCTATTACTTGCAGCATTAAGCTCGCTTGCGCTCTTTGCATCTTTTAGTTTGGCTGAACCTTTAAAGGTCATTACAAGCTTCTCTATTTTAGAAGATTTAGCGAAAAATATTGGCAAAGATAAAATCTCCGTAGAATCAATTATTCAAAGAGACCAAGATGCTCATAGCTTTGAGCCAACACCAAAAGATATCTTAAAAATTCAAAATGCTGATGTCGTTATTTTAAATGGGGTTGATTTTGATAATTGGCTCAGCCGGATTTTAACAGCCAATCAATATGAGGGGATTATCATTGATGCTAGCCGCCATGTGACATTACTTGCTTATGGTGATCACAACCATGGACATGATCACGACCACGGCCACGACCACGACCACGACCACGACCACGACCACGACCACGACCACGACCACGACCACGACCACGACCACGACCACGACCACGACCACGACCACGACCACGACCACGACCACGACCACGACCACGACCACGACCACGACCACGACCACGACCACGACCACGACCACGACCACGACCACGACCACGACCACGACCACGACCACGACCACGGCGAGTATGACCCGCATATTTGGCAAAATCCACTTAACGTCATCACAATGACGCAAAATATTACCGATGGTTTAAGCCTAGCATCGCCAGAAGATGCCCCTTACTTCACAGCGAACTTTAATTACTATAAAACTTTGCTTATGGATGCCGATCAATATGCAAAAGCACACTTAAATGGAGAGAGTAAAGCCCATCTCATGGTACTTCACGATAGCTTTAGCTACCTTGCTGATCGCTATCATCTTAACTTTGTCGCTATCTCTAACATCAATCCTTTAGCTGAACCTTCTGCCAAAAAAATGGCCGAGCTTTACAAGCTGGTAAAAGATGAGAATATTACGGCAATTTTTAGTGAAAATATTGCACCATCACGCTTTATTACGACACTTGCTAAAGACCTTAAGTTAAAAAATGGTGGAGTACTATATTCTGATGCGCTTACAAAAAATCCCCCCGCAAATACTTACCTTGAAATGTTCAAAAGCAATGTTGATCAAATCAGCAAGGTATTAGAGAGTACGGATAAGGAATAGGCGTTTTAAAATCGAAAAAATCACGAAAACGTGCTACTATTCATACTATTTAATTCACTCTTATATACCAAATAAAGGCAATTAGGATTATGTCTGAAAATATTGTTCGCACCAACTTTATTCGTCAAATTATCGATAAAGATTTAGAGAGCGGAAAATACCAGAGTCCCTCTGATATTCACACGCGCTTTCCACCGGAACCGAATGGTTACCTTCACATCGGGCATGCGAAATCTATCTGCCTTAACTTTGGTATTGCAAAAGATTACGGCGGTCGCTGTAATCTTCGCTTTGACGATACCAATCCCACAAAAGAAGAGATCGAATATGTTGAAGCGATTAAGGCTGACGTTGAATGGTTAGGCTTTAAATGGGATGACCTATTCTATGCTTCAGATTATTTTGAAAAATTCTATGAAGCTGCTATTCACTTTATCAAAAAAGGCATTGCCTACGTTGATGATAGTAGCGCTGAAGAGATCCGTGAAATGCGTGGGACATTAACAGCGCCAGGCGTTGAATCTCCTTATCGCAATCGTACTGTTGAAGAGAATCTTGACCTTTTTACTCGCATGCGTGCCGGCGAATTTAAAGATGGTGAAAAAGTTCTTCGTGCAAAAATCGATATGAGTTCACCTAATATGAATATGCGTGATCCAGCGCTCTATCGTATTCGTCATGAATCTCACCACCAAACAGGGGATGCTTGGTGCATCTATCCGATGTATGACTTTGCTCATGCTTTAAGTGATGCCATTGAAGGGATCACTCACTCAATCTGTACTCTTGAGTTTGAAGACCATCGCCCGCTTTATGATTGGTGTGTTGAAAATGCAGAAATGCCGCACGCTCCACATCAATATGAGTTTTCACGCCTTAATATTGAATATAACGTGATGTCCAAACGCCTTTTAACGCAACTTGTTTCATCAGGTTTTGTCGATGGCTGGAATGACCCACGTATGCCAACCATTTCTGGTCTTCGTCGCCGAGGATGTCCTCCTGAAGCATTACGCCTTTTCTGTGAAAGAATTGGG
The nucleotide sequence above comes from Ignatzschineria rhizosphaerae. Encoded proteins:
- a CDS encoding autotransporter assembly complex protein TamA, which gives rise to MKKIKLLSPLLLITLFFLNLSFAEKKMEVKIEGISHKKALENAQNAAEIYALNGKTAPPELRIQWLYEEGVKQISNSLQPYGFYRAKIKGDLIFGQETISVTYRVDPGPQIPIGQIILGVTDLESVKERNTKEAPDEYKAFTKIINSSKLKVGAPLNHTQYESTKSKLSQKASELGYFDAFYPYHELVVNLNKYEADIDLQMTLGDRYRFGTSTFHQEYFSDEFLNRFLHNMRLNNDYSDEKLVQLQSTFNETNYFEDVVIMPQKNMETKEVPLDIYLRPRKQRTLTFGVGYSSDIGPKVMGGLNWHYFNPYGHKLSTSFLFGQKKRDATINYQIPGSDPTQDAYNIFFNYDFENTSTKDYTTYLVGASKERTRDQYKYGYSLHYQYDRFRDVYGSKQNSKLLVPTFYGEWKSAKTIPFNQFGFKVEGKIRGAMSSVGSDISFLQASIGAHTFIPLGENNRLLIRGMIGNTTIKSEDLNKLPPSLRFYTGGDNTVRGYKYDGIGERGYNGEIYGGKKLAVASIEYEHKISPSFAIATFVDAGDAYNSKIDLKYGAGAGIRWYSQIGAVKLDLAHGFDKDFGDTVRLHLNIGLEL
- the tilS gene encoding tRNA lysidine(34) synthetase TilS — encoded protein: MLPNWYFEIFNRYKEQLQRKNALYLALSAGVDSNTLLHWLSIFKDELPPIYTIHVNHNWHGDYSHLWANFAKKRAEYYGFTHFHYEVYFKDHDPKGLEAAGREARYLKFGETMQENSLLCVGHHRSDQAETLMQRLLRSSGVRGLGAMRDFNKVEFGPHTIELFRPFLSISKKSLYETATKLSLPWLEDYTNHEADDMERNIIRNNLFKTMEDEFPKYEAAFYQVTQFMQEADDLLQDIAAEDLTKIGAQNPFSPKNSTLLINLPALQKLSYLRQKNALQAWIRPHNLIFTQKQLSEFFRVFVEQVPTHQSFFKLENFGIFYFQDHLYLRPLVEDSITPTLQFTKATNAPSQAFWDQKNLALIKREGGERFHPINRDKSQLLRKLLQEQNLPQWERDNCWLLIDLDTKEILWINHLGFSKLLMPYIKEEGVTPSLALFITDVPAI
- a CDS encoding MetQ/NlpA family ABC transporter substrate-binding protein, which gives rise to MKRWGLMLAVMITGLSLLVGCSKEQDSKVITMGVSPGPYDELFDAAIVPILEKEGYTIKHINFSALLEANIAMTENSVDAVVSQHAGFMKVFNEQRGTDLVAIQKIPTVPAGIFSNRHQSLTDVAENMTILIPQDASNAARAYGLLAKVGWISLKPGINLMQASKNDIAGNPYQLNIKEVDSSLIPRILDDADFAVIPGSIVWLGKLDPSNVLAQESLLDDLYLQVVIKGKDQESDWAKAIIKAYNSPEFKAYMKAHNQNNYWILPPALLE
- a CDS encoding metal ABC transporter substrate-binding protein; this encodes MAEPLKVITSFSILEDLAKNIGKDKISVESIIQRDQDAHSFEPTPKDILKIQNADVVILNGVDFDNWLSRILTANQYEGIIIDASRHVTLLAYGDHNHGHDHDHGHDHDHDHDHDHDHDHDHDHDHDHDHDHDHDHDHDHDHDHDHDHDHDHDHDHDHDHDHDHDHDHDHDHDHGEYDPHIWQNPLNVITMTQNITDGLSLASPEDAPYFTANFNYYKTLLMDADQYAKAHLNGESKAHLMVLHDSFSYLADRYHLNFVAISNINPLAEPSAKKMAELYKLVKDENITAIFSENIAPSRFITTLAKDLKLKNGGVLYSDALTKNPPANTYLEMFKSNVDQISKVLESTDKE